The sequence TCCAAATCAATTTATCATGCCCACTCTCAATTCCTCTAAGGTGGAGATCACCACCTTCTTCCTGATTGGAATCCCAGGACTGGAGCATGTTCACATATGGATCTCTATCCCCATCTGCCTCATGTACCTGGTGGCCATCCTTGGCAATTGCACCATACTCTTCGTGATTGGGACAGAGCCCTCACTCCATGCACCCATGTACTATTTCCTTTCCATGTTGGCTGTCTCTGACCTGGGACTGTCCCTCTCATCCCTCCCCACTATGCTGCGGATCTTTGCTCTCAATGCTACAGGAATTTCCCCAAATGCCTGCTTTGCTCAAGAATTCTTTATCCATGGATTCACAGATCTGGAGTCCTCAGTGCTCCTGGTCATGTCTTTTGATcgctttttggccatctgcaaCCCTCTGAGATACAGCTCCATCCTCCCCAATGCCAGAGTGGCCAAAATAGGTGTGGCGTTTCTCATCAAAAGCATTCTCTTAGTGCTCCCATttcctttcactctcaaaagATTGACCTATTGTAGGAAGAGCCTACTTTCTCACTCTTACTGTCGCCATCAAGATGTCATGAAGCTTGCCTGCTCTGACAACACATTCAACTTTTTCTATGGCTTCTTTGTTGTTCTCTGTATGATGACAGACAGTGTGTTCATTGCTGTGTTCTACATATTCATCCTGAAGACTGTGATGGGAATTGGATCCCACAAGGAGCGGCTCAAAGCCCTCaacacctgtgtctcccacatctgTGCTGTGCTCATCTTCTATGTGCCCATCATAGCTTTGGCTTCCATGCACCGCTTTGGCAAGCTCAAGTCCCCATTGGCCATGATCCTCATTGCTGACATTTTCTTGCTAGTGCCACCTCTGATGAATCCCATTGTCTACTGTGTGAAGACACAGCAAATTCGTGAGAAGGTTCTGGGGAAATTTGGTCTAAATTAAAGGTATGGGGAAAAGTGAGGCAAGGTCAGCCAGGTTCAGGGAATAAAACAATACCTTTCTAAGCAAAGTATTATGGATGGGTCATTCTTATCTTTCCTAGTCATGATTGTAATCAGTACAACAACATATGGTCTGGGCATTGAGGTCTGTGAGCTTAGGACTTACATGGGCATTGATAGGTATGTGTGGGATAGTTTTGTAGTATAATTAAAATCATGAATCAATAGATGGATGTGGAATTTTAGTTACAGTGTTTACAACACAAGAATGTAAAAATGGAAGTAGAGATTGTTTTCCCTTATAGAAAATGAATATCAGAGGAGCTGGAAGCTAAAGACATTACTCCAAACCAGTTACTGATTTTCTTTCCAGCAGCCTGTATTTCCTGCACCATGTATTTGCTGTGGGGACTCAATTTAAATTCTTGATTtcccatttaaatgaaaaaagtctgttttcaaatatgagttgcttatatattttctccctttgctcttgttttttttttttttttaattttacattgggttatagttgatttgggcttcccttgtggctcagctggtaaagaatctgcctgcaatgcaggagacctgggtttgatccctgggttaggaagatcccttggagaagggaaaggctacacactccactattctggcctggagaattccagggaccatagtccatggggtcgcaaggtgtcagacatgactgggtgactttcaattttcctagttgatttacaatgtggtgttagtttcaggtatacagccaagtgattcagttacatattctttttcagatatttttcccatttatcttaatacagaatattgagtagtgtTCTTCATGCTCtttagtaggtccttattgattatttctcttatatatagtagtgtgtattttaatctcaaatttctaatttatttgtcCTCActacctttcccctttgataacctaACTTTgtcttctaagtctgtgagtctgtttttgttttgtaaataagttcatttgtatctttttatatattacacatataagtgatatcatatgatacttgtccttctctgtctggcttacttcacttagtatgataatctccagttccatccatgttgctgcaaatggcattatttcactctttcttatggctgagtaatatctcactgtataaatataccacctcttctttatgcattcatctgtctatgaacatttagattgcttccatgtcttggctattgtaaatagtgctgtgaacactgggggtGCATGAACATTGGGGATGCATGTATCTCTTTGAGTTggtgttttctctggatatatgtcaaggagtgggattgctggaacaTGTGGTAACTATCAattcctgggtcgtgaagatcccctggaggagggcatggcaatccactccagtgttcttgcctggagaatctcatggacctaggagcctggtgggctacattacatagggtctcacagagtcagacacgactgaagcaacatagcaggCATGCAAGCATGATaactatattttagttttttaaagaacttccattctgtctccatagtgactgcaccaatttacattcccactatcagtgtaagaggattccattttctctacacccttttattgtctgtagattttttgatgatggccattctgaccagtgtgaggtgatacctcattgtattttagctttgatttacatttctctgataattagtgatgttgtcTTTGCTCTTAACCATCAAATAGAGACaaagtggctcagcggtaaagaatctgcctgccaattcaggtgacacaggagacgtgggattgattcctggatcaggaagatcccctggaacaggaaatgtcaactcatcccagtattcttgcctggaaaatcccattgacagaggagcctggcggactataatctatggggtcacagagagtcagacacatttgagcatgcatgcaacctTGAGCTGATAATAAACTCATAATATTCTTTAAGACAGAGcaggtttgcttttcttttactcTAACTTACAACAGGGTTTCAAAAAGCCATATTtactaaaagaaaacagaggggCAGTTCTGCTATTAGTAAGAAATAGGAAAGCTATTAATAGTAGCACAGTAATTTTTAAAGCACTGATATTCTTAAATGCCTTAAAATATATGttctaaaataatgattttaatgCTTTTAGATACTTGGTATTTTGGTATTTGGTATTCGGCATGTTCAATTACACTAAGAATGCTAGAAATAATTTTGAGctaacagaaaaaatattaaggaatataaaataatattcatgcATATATAGTTCcacttttaaaaaggtaaatagcCAACTAAGAATGATTGGCTACCTCAAATTATTTCCTATAAATTATATCACCTGGCTTTTGTTCATGTTTTACTCATGAGTATTTAGTTGGGGACAAAGATAGAAAGCATAAAATTTAGAATAAGCTAACAAGAAAATTACTGTTAATAAATTTCAATGTTTTACTTCCTGAGTCAAAAtcataaataattaatattattgaTGTTCCCAAAAAGCATTTTGAAGAAATTGTTCTCTAAATATTACTATAGATTTGATGTCCCCAGGTGAATTTCACTGAGTTCTTGTTGTGCAACAACTGATGTTGTCTCGATGTCTATAGCTTCTTTAGGAAAATGAGGGACAAACTTTTGTACATCCTCCCAGTTTGTACTACTAAATTCTCTGAGGACCCTAACAGTTTCCAATTATGTTATGTTTATTAGTTCACATGTCTGCCTCTCTTTCTTgtaattcatttctttaaaataactgcACACAGCACACTAATTGGCATATCTCCAACACTTGTATGGTGTATGGAAATGACATTTGAATAGTAGTCTGACACGTTTCTCAACTCTCATCTCAACACATTTTATTGCTGAACAACAGcagtaaaatcttttaaaattcagaatatgaTGATAAACTGCAGGCATACAGCATTCCAGAATATCTGGAATGATAGAAAACATTGCCAAAATCATTAAGGAATAACTATACATTTTAGGTTAAAGAAGCTGCCCTAAAAAACAGTCAGTGTTCTGTTTAACCACAAGAAAGAGCAAATACATTGTCATGAAAAACATGAGAAAGAATACTTATTCTCTTTTTAGTGTTTACCCTCAACTCAGATATTCAAATCTTTACAATAACTCAAGTCATAAGAtgtcaataaatgtttcttgatgAGAAGAGTAAACAGATTTCAGTTTGTCCCTTTTCCTCAATTACCATACAGGTTTAATGCATTTTCAATCAAGCTCCCAGTAGCATATTTAGAAATTTATCCAATAATTCCAAAAATAGATATATAAGATTAAACTGAAGAgtatgataataataaataaaaattgtaataaGGCTCTTTATAATAAGAAcaactattactcagctataaattCTGTGTAGTTTGGTCAATGAATCAATgggaaaaacaaggaaatataaaaaacacaCTTTAATATACCATACATGATATGAAAACTTAATGTATAATTAAGGAATATCAGAGCAATATTGAAATAGGTTGACTATTCAAATAATTATGGTAGAAAAAATTAGCACCTATTTAAACTACACATGTGTTTGTGATCtttaatcacacacaaaaataagataaatgaaGAGGTATGTTCAAAGCTAACTTTTAAATCTACTTtagtataagtaaataaattaaccTCTGGATGGGAAcaattttctaaagaaataagaaaaatgtaaaagctgaaaggaaaagtgaaaagcgATTAGATATTTGAATGGCTTTTAAATCATTACAGTTTAGAAGATAATAATATGATATATGCAACGTTCACCATTTACCAGGTACCAGACTTTGGGCTAAATATTTACCTGCATTAACTCCATTAATTTTTGCA comes from Cervus elaphus chromosome 1, mCerEla1.1, whole genome shotgun sequence and encodes:
- the LOC122702316 gene encoding olfactory receptor 51A7-like, yielding MPTLNSSKVEITTFFLIGIPGLEHVHIWISIPICLMYLVAILGNCTILFVIGTEPSLHAPMYYFLSMLAVSDLGLSLSSLPTMLRIFALNATGISPNACFAQEFFIHGFTDLESSVLLVMSFDRFLAICNPLRYSSILPNARVAKIGVAFLIKSILLVLPFPFTLKRLTYCRKSLLSHSYCRHQDVMKLACSDNTFNFFYGFFVVLCMMTDSVFIAVFYIFILKTVMGIGSHKERLKALNTCVSHICAVLIFYVPIIALASMHRFGKLKSPLAMILIADIFLLVPPLMNPIVYCVKTQQIREKVLGKFGLN